Below is a window of Rhodamnia argentea isolate NSW1041297 chromosome 11, ASM2092103v1, whole genome shotgun sequence DNA.
AATAATTGACATCAGATTCCAACAGGAAGGGCATACTGTGCAATATTTGTCAGAACAAATAGAATACTCACTCGAGAGAAGGTTGGTTTCTTTCATCAATGCTTCACTACTTACCAAAAGATTCACAAACTAGTTGACTTTTACTCCTCgaggaatctctctctctctctctctctctctctctctctctctgggggacgtgagatgaaaacaaaaagacatCGAACAGTACCAAAACTGAAGTGGAACTCTAGATACTGAAACGTGCTAGTCGTGTCTCCACACATGATATCCCAATCCACAATGTGAGCCACTATTGAGGATATAGACGCCATGAACTTTCTTACTGGGATACAAATACCCAGATACGTATGTGTGTATTGGCTGACTAAATGCCTCCTATCATATCCTAACGAAAAAGTTCAGAATTTACCCATGATCGCCACAGACTGACAAAAGGAGACATTGGAACAGAATGCGAGGCTATCAAATTCAACGCGAACAACAACATTGACGGACGTACCTGGAGAAACGCGTGCCAAACTATGTCCAACGGAAGTCGATTTCGCGCTATAAATAGGAAGGCGATCTTGGGCTTGGGAGCAGAGCGATAATGCAGCGAAGCCAACTTCACAACGCGACTGTACTGAGTCTGCATCAACATCAAGCTCGCGAAGCCAAACCCCAACAAAACCGCCGCAAACAGCTTCCTCCTCCATTTGTGCTGAGATTTCTGTTGATTCGCCTTGCGCTTCATTTAGACCGCCTCCTTACTCCGATCCTTTCTCCATCATCTCGACTGCTCGAGCTCACCGCATCCGCTTGTTATCGGCAAAGGCTATTCCACAATCAGAGACACGTACTCGTACACATTACGCGAAGCAGCGCGAGGCTCTTCGACTTCGCTCTCTCTTCATCGACATCGCTCCGGTAAGCCGTCTCTGcttcttcctccctccctccctccctctctctctctctctctctctccaagctGAAACTTCAAAACCCCGCCTCGGCGCTCAAATCACGCCGCGAGAGAAACAACCAGATCCCGCAAAACGCGAGAATCGACTAAGACTCCATGTCCAGAGGCATGGGAAGCCGATGGAATTCGAAGGAATCGCGAAGAGAACCGCGAACTCCTCTTGATGACGCGCCGATTCGGGAAGCGAAGAGCATGTGAAGCAACCGCCGCATGGGAAAAAAGGCCTTCTTCAGGAGTGGACTGAGAAGAGACTCTAGAAGGAAGGAAGTgagaccagagagagagagagagagagatgctttcttttttagttaCGGCGGTGATGGCGATGGAGTCGTAAAGCTGCGAGTTTTAATGGGTTGCGTGCGGTGTAGGAGATCAGATCCCACCACCTCTCCCACCTTTATCGTTTTGCATTTTGCCAGACTTGCTCACGAGCTCGTTGCGTTTCCAGACTCGCAATAAACAAATAAGTAATTAAATAACAGAATTCATAATTTTCAGAATGGATAACAGCACATATAATCCGGGAATTTTGTTTCGACATACGATATTGCTCTTTGATTTTTAACTTGTCAAATATGATTCCTGAACTTTGATCAAATATATAATGTCgatcctgaatttttaatttgttgaacgtgatccttttttcttttgttggaagAAAAATGCTATTTATATATCATAATATTTGAGAAGCACGTAGATGACTTTCGAGTCTAGCAAATCCTAAATTACTTGTGAAACGAAGCAAAAACTTAAAAGCACATAACAAAGCACAGATCGTAGCTCACAGCATACTTTCATCTCTCGAGAACAAATCTGTCATAATAGACGTTCGATGGCCGATCATCAGATTTGGTCATGAGCACATGCTGAGCTCTCCTACTCCATTAGCAATGGCTTGCGGTGCGCGTCGAGGATCGACACTCTCATCACCATCGCCTTGCAGAAACATCAACATAAACATGTTAGAAGAATACATGTCAAGTATACGTAAGGAGCTCTCAAATCTATATTTCGATCTAGCTCGAGAGAGCAAAACTCTCCAAACTTGAACCAAATCTAAATCGAGAAATGAGAGCACCCTAATCTGGGAGAGGTTATGGAACCACGTCACAAACATCCTCCTCGTTAGTTGTTGATTAGGTGAATGACTGAACCGGTCTTCATGTCCATCAACTGCATAAATTTATTTATAGACACAAGTTCTCAAAATAGGTCGGGgagaaaagagagacaaaaaaaaaaattaaggagaaAACATGCTATGAAAGAGGGAGGGAAAGAGGAGAGGGGGACAGCTCAAAAAAAGGGGGGGTTGTGTGCGCTACAAAACAACccttgggagagagagagagagagagagagagagagagagagaggagggcgaAGGGGGAGTTCTAAAAGCATCAACGGGATCCTCAAATTATTGGTACATGTTAAACATAATCCACAAATTTTTATGTAAATGTTTCAAAATTCAGGGATTATATCAAATATTGTATCAAAGTTTACGGATCATATTGAACAGacggaccacattgaataaagtAAAAGTTTCGGAGGACATGCACATTAGATCGACACtcatggaccatttgtatcATGCTCATTCCATAAGATACTTTCTCTTTTAGGATGCGCAAGTGGCTCTGTAGAACATATTATAGTAATTGATGATATTGGCCTCGATCCGATTACCCTGGTTCTTAAATCGCCTTTGCTCATGATAGAATATATTTGTGTTTCTTTTGATGTCGGGTGTCCCGTTGCTAGACTTCTTAAGATGACATCAATTACactaatcaaaataaataagtttaagaattaaattgaatatcgagtaaaaaatttgaagtatccgcaaaattaatttgaaaatcaaaagtGGAATGAGACTAACCAACTGTATAAGTCGTTAGGATGTAATCATGAAGTCTTGGTAGGCAAATTTTTATTATAGTGggcacatttttttaaatgcgAGGTTTCAAGTCAAAGCAATGCACCTAATAAAAAGCAGTTGGCTTCCCTAATCATCGACCGTCAGTCATGAGCCGATGATGCGTCAACATCGGAGCTGGTCGGTTCGCTTGCTCGCACGCTCGCTCGACAATGTTGCTGGACCTGTGCTACTCGAGCTCGTGTTGACTTTTGccatgtttttttcattttctttttaattttttttcagccTCAAGATGTTGTCGTTGATCTCGCCAAAATCATGGACCACGTGCGTGGCTTCGCTGGGGATTTATTTTTAGAGGGTATGCTTTGATTTTATGAATTCGATACAAACTCAATCCTCGCTTAAGCGACGATTTGACGGGCGCTTAAAAACTTTTGAGATTGCCCTCAATTGGTCATCGAAGGTTGGACCGACCCTTCGGACTCCTATATGCTAATTGAAAGGCGATTTCAACCATAATATCATATTATACGATAGGTACCGTGTGTGTTGATCTTGTAAATCAAACAAGTATTGCCAATGAAAAAAGTATCCGATGATGGGGATCCACTAAGTGGGCAAGATAGAGGTTTCGCTTGTTGATTTGCATGTCGGGTTGAACAAATTCTAGATCATCGATTTTGTTATGATGATGACTTAATAGATGCAAAAAAGAAGAGTTTATGCATGAGGATTGCACGCGATGGCTAGCTAATATTAATCGCGATCAATTAAAATATGCACAATTGAGGAAATTTTTTCGGACTCAAGACGACTCTCAAgatgtaggttttttttttggtcgaagatgaAGGGGTTTGAGAAGATTAAAAAGCTGTGGATtgctaaaacggtgccgtggaTGATCCAAAACCTGTAAAGTGCGGGACGACGGGTCGTTACTATTTGGCAAAATgcgcaaaaagacaaaaataaccgAACTGCCCACGTTCCAAAGCACGTCGTTTCGGCCGAAATAAAATCGCCGGAGCCTGTCGGGATAAGTAGATCCCGACGAGCTTCGACTGTCTCGAATCTCCTACTCGCACTCAATAGCCGTCGGAGATGACTGTGTCCACAGTATGGCGTTGGCGGCGAGGTTTCTTCGCCCGATTAGGGCATCTCTAGCTGCTTCGAGTCCTTCTTCCACGGCCCTTTCTCGCTCTAACCCCCCAGGCAAGCAAATTCCCGCATTTCGTTTCCATTGAAGTGCGCAAAGATCCTCAGTCTAGAAGTGAATTCTGTTTCTGAACTTCGTTTTCTAGTTCGTCGTGCCAAGTTAGGGATTTTGAAGGCGTGGTTTGAGGGGATTCAGCCCGCAATACGCGATCATCAGGCTCCCCAGTTCAGCTGTAAATTCTGTATTCGTACGCTGTGTGCGAGGAGCTTTGGCAGAGCAGGCAAGTGAAGAGCATTGTTCTTTGGCGCAGAAAAGGGTTTTTGTTCTGTGTCGTTGCTTCGGGTGGAGTTTTTCTTGGTTGTCTCTGGGGTAGTTACACTTCTATGTGCTGGCTGGTGTTGGTGAATCTGCTAATAACCTTGTATAGCAGTTCTAATTGCAACATTTGGGATCTGTTCAGTATATGCTGTTGGTTATCATCTTGATTGAGTCCAAGTTATATGGGCGGTAGTGATGTTTAATTCCTTTGGTTGACTTTGCATTTGACGCCCAATGCCACTGCTGTTCCTGTTCACGCTGAAACTAACATATGAACTATGTCAGGTTGTCTGCTTCTCATGTTAGAATTGACCTCTTTCAGGAAGTAAAGTGGGAACATTTATCAGTACTTCAGTTATAATTGGATCAGTTCATCCTTGGCCGCACTTTGCATTTTCCCTGGATGGTGAGTGGAGCAACGAGTCATTGAATTGTGCTATAAGTTGCTCATTTCGCCATCGAATCTCAAATCTACTGGAACATGTAGGTGAAGACACTGTGAAAAACGATGAACAGGCGAAAATGTGCGATGAGTCCAATCTGGAAGATAGTCCCAAGGCCTTTTGGACCCTTGCTAGGAAACTCTGGctccccatct
It encodes the following:
- the LOC115751099 gene encoding uncharacterized protein LOC115751099 isoform X2, whose product is MALAARFLRPIRASLAASSPSSTALSRSNPPVRRAKLGILKAWFEGIQPAIRDHQAPQFSCKFCIRTLCARSFGRAGSKVGTFISTSVIIGSVHPWPHFAFSLDGEDTVKNDEQAKMCDESNLEDSPKAFWTLARKLWLPIFFLITVLLNWDHPIELAMRSLLFLLSTKPSPLSVYLPIEKDSRTQYGQGHGLVVVQARGLPRSMRSLVDSRLLLPYLLKGENK
- the LOC115751099 gene encoding uncharacterized protein LOC115751099 isoform X1 produces the protein MALAARFLRPIRASLAASSPSSTALSRSNPPVRRAKLGILKAWFEGIQPAIRDHQAPQFSCKFCIRTLCARSFGRAGSKVGTFISTSVIIGSVHPWPHFAFSLDGEDTVKNDEQAKMCDESNLEDSPKAFWTLARKLWLPIFFLITVLLNWDHPIELAMRSLLFLLSTKPSPLSVYLPIEKLCSQSMHQDSDLYRLKSVCAKKVEVQDYKFFCLAKIESTGQKYILVGILGGWWPLQSFLWEGASLTVRHRD